TTTGCCATCAAGGCAATAGGATCGCGCTTCGCTTATCAATGTGCCGCAAATATGTGCCGGATTTCCCGGTTCTGCGGTGTTTTTCTGTGTGATCAGGAACAGCCCCATGGTCGATATTGCCAATTTTCCAAAGCCTGCCAACCGTCCTGCAAGTGCCAATTTTTCGTCGGGTCCGTGTAAAAAACGTCCGGGCTGGTCTGCAGATGCGCTGGAAACCGAGGTTCTGGGGCGTTCGCATCGATCTCCGCTGGGCAAGGCACGCCTGGAAGAAGCCATTGATCGCACCCATGCCATTTTGAACCTGCCCGAAGGGTACCTTGTTGGTGTGGTTCCGGCATCCGATACCGGTGCTGTTGAAATGGCGCTGTGGTCGATGCTGGGCGCGCGCGGTGTCGATATGCTGGCTTGGGAAAGCTTTGGTTCAACCTGGGTGACTGACGTTCTCAAGCAGTTGAAACTTGATGATGTTCGCGTCTTCGAGGCCGATTACGGCAAGCTGCCCGATCTGGCACAGGTTGATTTTGACCGTGACGTGGTTTTCACCTGGAACGGGACGACCGCCGGTGTGCGTGTTCCGAATGGCGACTGGATCGCCGATGACCGCAAGGGCCTGACCTTCTGTGATGCGACATCGGCCATTTTTGCCATGGAACTGCCGTGGGACAAACTCGACGTTGTGACCTATAGCTGGCAGAAAGTACTGGGCGGCGAGGGTGGCCATGGTGTCATCATCTTGAGCCCGCGTGCCGTTGAACGTCTTGAAAGCCATGTTCCGGCCTGGCCGATGCCGAAAATCTTCCGCATGACCAAGGGCGGCAAGCTGATTGACGGTATTTTCCGGGGTGAAACCATCAATACCCCGTCGATGCTGGTGGTTGAGGATGCGATTGATGCCCTGAAATGGGCCGAGGAAATTGGCGGCCTTGCCGGTTTGCTGTCGCGTACCCGCGAAAATCGCCGTTTGCTTGATGAATGGCTTGCCAAAAGCGATTGGGCAGCCGATCTGGCCGAAAAGCCGGAAACGGCATCGAACACGTCAATGTGCATCAAAATCGTCGATCCGTGGGCGCTGGCGCAGGATGCAAAGATTCAGGCAAGCCTGCCAAAACGCATCTCGCAACTGCTGGATGGCGAAAAAGTTGCCTATGACATCAATGGTTACCGCGATGCGCCTCCCGGCCTGCGAATTTGGGGTGGTGCGACCGTAGAATCCAGCGATATCAATGCGTTGCTGC
The window above is part of the Thalassospira marina genome. Proteins encoded here:
- a CDS encoding phosphoserine transaminase, which encodes MVDIANFPKPANRPASANFSSGPCKKRPGWSADALETEVLGRSHRSPLGKARLEEAIDRTHAILNLPEGYLVGVVPASDTGAVEMALWSMLGARGVDMLAWESFGSTWVTDVLKQLKLDDVRVFEADYGKLPDLAQVDFDRDVVFTWNGTTAGVRVPNGDWIADDRKGLTFCDATSAIFAMELPWDKLDVVTYSWQKVLGGEGGHGVIILSPRAVERLESHVPAWPMPKIFRMTKGGKLIDGIFRGETINTPSMLVVEDAIDALKWAEEIGGLAGLLSRTRENRRLLDEWLAKSDWAADLAEKPETASNTSMCIKIVDPWALAQDAKIQASLPKRISQLLDGEKVAYDINGYRDAPPGLRIWGGATVESSDINALLPWLDWAYAVAKAEIADR